A stretch of the Saccharolobus caldissimus genome encodes the following:
- a CDS encoding PaREP1 family protein encodes MYEVLDYKADPKSYVYVKVMESLMETKLALEMLRKGMITNASSKAFIAVKAIVSALVVKNFDKIIQLKSEKEKDWYERVGYSAPTTGLIGISYDLAKLGYDVQLIVKTGLLLHSFSYNGFDPNFVNYKDKDEVEKDIITIIEFIKSNIKKYFEVIWDEKLESKLNELNE; translated from the coding sequence ATGTATGAAGTACTAGATTATAAGGCTGATCCTAAATCTTACGTTTACGTAAAGGTAATGGAGAGTCTTATGGAGACTAAGCTTGCCTTAGAAATGCTTAGAAAAGGAATGATAACCAATGCTTCTTCGAAAGCGTTTATTGCAGTTAAGGCTATAGTTAGTGCGTTAGTAGTAAAGAATTTTGATAAAATTATACAATTAAAGTCTGAAAAAGAGAAGGATTGGTACGAAAGAGTAGGTTATTCGGCACCTACTACTGGTTTAATTGGAATTTCTTATGACCTAGCTAAACTCGGCTACGATGTACAGTTAATAGTTAAAACTGGATTACTCCTTCATTCATTTTCTTATAATGGTTTTGATCCTAATTTCGTAAACTATAAAGATAAAGATGAGGTAGAAAAAGATATAATTACCATAATAGAGTTTATAAAGTCTAACATTAAAAAATATTTTGAAGTTATTTGGGATGAAAAATTGGAAAGTAAACTAAATGAGCTTAACGAGTGA
- the thrS gene encoding threonine--tRNA ligase: protein MESYKPVWLKGAIILAINLANAGYKPVTIGLGERDFYVDIQSDTSLTLDEAKKFAKYSEVQFKVENNYINYNGIKIKIENSEINIPSSNPKYFEILNISTHHPEPTVQYVRIRGVAFETEEQLKDYLNWLEKAEETDHRLIGERLDLFSFHEEAGSGLVLFHPKGQIIRNELINYMREINEGMGYQEVYTSHVYKSDLWKISGHYTLYRDKLVLFNMEGDEYGVKPMNCPAHILIYKSKPRTYRDLPIRFSEFGHVYRWEKKGELYGLLRVRGFVQDDGHIFLREDQLKDEVKMLIKKTLEVWEKFGFKGEDVKVYLSTRPDESIGTDEQWEKATNALMTAMQELGLSFGIKEKEGAFYGPKIDFEIRDSLGRWWQMSTIQVDFNLPERFKLEYIDKDGSKKRPVMVHRAIYGSLDRFIAILLEHFNGRLPTWLSPIQVRILPISDEVNEYAEKILNELKKSKIRAEIDYAGETLSKRIKSAYDQGVPYIIIVGKREANEGTVTIRGRGNIEIKNIKFEDFLNRLKNEILNRDVEQTAIKTLKK, encoded by the coding sequence ATGGAAAGTTATAAGCCAGTTTGGCTTAAAGGTGCAATAATTTTAGCAATAAACTTGGCTAATGCTGGATATAAGCCCGTAACGATTGGTTTAGGAGAGAGAGATTTCTATGTTGATATACAATCGGATACAAGCCTAACCTTAGATGAGGCTAAAAAATTTGCTAAATATTCTGAGGTACAATTTAAGGTAGAGAATAATTATATTAATTATAATGGAATTAAAATTAAAATAGAAAATAGTGAGATAAATATACCTTCATCTAATCCAAAATATTTTGAAATTTTAAATATATCAACTCATCACCCAGAACCCACAGTGCAATACGTTAGAATAAGAGGTGTTGCCTTTGAGACTGAAGAACAATTAAAGGATTACTTAAATTGGTTAGAGAAAGCTGAGGAGACTGATCATAGGTTAATAGGTGAGAGACTAGATTTATTTAGCTTTCATGAGGAAGCAGGATCAGGTTTAGTATTATTTCATCCAAAAGGACAAATAATCAGAAATGAATTAATAAACTATATGAGGGAAATAAATGAGGGTATGGGATATCAAGAAGTTTATACTAGCCATGTGTATAAATCTGATCTATGGAAAATATCTGGACATTATACTCTATATAGGGATAAACTAGTTTTATTTAACATGGAAGGGGACGAATATGGAGTCAAGCCAATGAATTGCCCAGCTCATATTCTAATTTACAAATCTAAGCCAAGGACTTATAGGGATTTACCAATTAGGTTCTCTGAGTTCGGTCACGTTTATAGATGGGAGAAAAAGGGTGAACTTTACGGGTTATTAAGAGTAAGGGGTTTCGTACAAGATGATGGGCATATTTTCTTAAGAGAAGATCAATTAAAAGATGAGGTTAAGATGTTAATTAAGAAAACTTTAGAGGTTTGGGAGAAGTTTGGGTTTAAGGGAGAAGATGTAAAAGTCTATTTAAGTACTAGACCAGATGAGAGCATTGGAACGGATGAGCAGTGGGAAAAAGCTACTAATGCTCTAATGACGGCTATGCAAGAGTTAGGTTTAAGTTTCGGAATAAAGGAAAAGGAGGGTGCATTTTACGGACCTAAAATAGACTTTGAAATTAGGGATAGTTTAGGAAGGTGGTGGCAAATGTCTACTATACAAGTAGACTTCAATCTACCAGAAAGATTTAAACTGGAATATATTGATAAAGACGGGTCTAAAAAGAGACCAGTAATGGTTCATAGAGCTATTTATGGTTCATTAGATAGGTTTATAGCTATATTACTGGAGCATTTTAACGGAAGATTACCAACCTGGCTAAGTCCTATACAAGTTAGAATATTGCCAATAAGTGATGAGGTTAATGAGTACGCTGAGAAGATACTAAATGAACTAAAGAAGAGTAAAATAAGGGCTGAGATAGATTACGCCGGAGAGACTTTAAGTAAAAGGATAAAGAGCGCTTACGATCAGGGAGTACCATATATAATTATAGTGGGAAAGAGAGAAGCTAACGAAGGGACTGTTACTATTAGGGGGAGGGGAAATATTGAAATTAAAAACATAAAATTTGAGGACTTTTTAAATAGATTAAAAAATGAAATATTAAATAGAGATGTAGAACAAACTGCAATTAAAACCCTTAAAAAGTAA
- a CDS encoding methylated-DNA--[protein]-cysteine S-methyltransferase, which yields MIVYGLYKSPLGEITVAKDEKGFVMLDFCNCVENEYRDDSMFTDFFYKLDLYFEGKPVDLREPINIKTYPFRLAVFKEVMKIPWGKVKTYKQIAEALGTSPRAVGMALSKNPILLIIPCHRVIAEKGLGGYARGVELKKALLELEGIKILQEA from the coding sequence GTGATAGTGTACGGATTATATAAAAGTCCTTTAGGGGAAATAACAGTAGCTAAAGACGAGAAAGGTTTCGTTATGTTGGATTTCTGTAATTGTGTTGAAAACGAATATAGGGATGATAGTATGTTTACTGATTTCTTTTATAAATTAGACTTATATTTTGAAGGTAAACCAGTTGATCTAAGGGAACCAATAAATATAAAGACTTATCCTTTTAGACTTGCAGTATTTAAGGAAGTTATGAAGATACCTTGGGGAAAAGTAAAGACATATAAGCAAATAGCTGAAGCTTTAGGTACTTCTCCCAGAGCTGTTGGAATGGCATTATCTAAAAATCCAATTCTATTAATAATCCCATGCCACAGGGTTATAGCTGAAAAAGGTTTAGGCGGTTACGCTAGAGGAGTAGAGTTAAAGAAAGCATTGTTAGAATTAGAAGGTATAAAAATCCTTCAAGAAGCTTAA
- a CDS encoding nucleotidyltransferase family protein — translation MHAVILAGGYGKRLRPLTDDKPKPLIEIAGKPIIEWQILWLKSFGINSFIVLTGYKWEILIKWLSENEKRLGISTYFSIEEEPLGTGGALKKVKNLLKDENAFIVTNGDIITDLDISQLKLKESIVTISLVPLKSPYGIVETQGDKIVDFKEKPILENYWINAGVYLMSNRVFEYLPDKGDMEKTTFPKLAKESLLTGVKFYNVYWRSIDTIKDIEEASEDLMRMKNRLSADNR, via the coding sequence ATGCACGCTGTAATTTTAGCTGGAGGCTACGGGAAAAGGTTAAGACCACTGACTGATGATAAACCTAAGCCTCTAATTGAAATAGCTGGAAAACCCATAATTGAATGGCAGATATTATGGTTAAAGTCCTTCGGTATAAACTCTTTTATAGTGTTAACTGGATATAAGTGGGAAATATTAATTAAGTGGCTAAGTGAAAACGAGAAAAGATTAGGAATCTCTACCTACTTTTCAATTGAGGAAGAACCCTTAGGTACCGGAGGGGCTTTAAAAAAAGTTAAGAATTTGTTAAAAGACGAGAATGCATTTATTGTAACTAATGGAGATATAATTACTGATCTTGATATAAGCCAATTAAAATTAAAGGAGAGTATAGTCACAATATCCTTAGTACCCTTAAAAAGTCCATATGGCATAGTAGAGACACAGGGGGATAAAATAGTAGACTTTAAAGAAAAACCTATACTTGAAAATTATTGGATAAACGCTGGCGTTTACTTAATGAGTAATAGAGTTTTTGAGTATTTGCCAGATAAAGGAGATATGGAAAAAACAACTTTCCCTAAATTGGCTAAAGAATCTCTATTAACTGGAGTTAAGTTCTATAACGTATATTGGAGATCAATTGACACAATAAAGGATATAGAAGAGGCCTCAGAAGATTTAATGAGAATGAAGAATAGGCTGAGCGCGGATAATAGATGA
- the cobB gene encoding NAD-dependent protein deacetylase translates to MDCERVAELLMSSTYAIAFTGAGISTASGIPDFRGPNGLWRKYSPELASIEYFERDPKGFWDFYSLRMRGLFEAEPNKAHYALAELEKLGLIKVVITQNIDGLHQKAGSKNVIELHGTMRRCYCTNCGKSYDSKEVLKIIDQGISPPKCSCGGIIRPDVVLFGEPVKGIYEALNIAYDADLVLSIGSSLTVYPANLIPQVVKEHGGKLIIINMEETPLDEIADIVIRDRVEEVLPCIVENVKKLIG, encoded by the coding sequence ATGGACTGCGAGAGAGTAGCAGAACTCCTTATGTCCTCTACTTACGCAATAGCATTTACAGGTGCTGGAATAAGCACCGCCTCTGGAATTCCAGACTTCAGAGGTCCTAACGGGCTTTGGAGGAAATACTCGCCAGAGTTAGCAAGTATAGAGTACTTTGAAAGAGATCCCAAAGGTTTTTGGGATTTCTATTCCTTAAGAATGAGGGGATTATTTGAAGCAGAACCCAATAAGGCTCATTACGCTTTAGCAGAGTTAGAAAAATTGGGGTTAATAAAAGTTGTAATAACTCAGAACATTGATGGTCTTCACCAAAAAGCAGGATCTAAAAATGTGATTGAACTTCATGGTACTATGAGAAGATGCTATTGCACTAATTGTGGCAAGTCCTACGATTCTAAGGAAGTCTTAAAGATTATAGATCAAGGAATTTCTCCACCCAAATGTTCTTGTGGTGGGATAATAAGGCCGGATGTAGTTCTTTTCGGAGAACCGGTAAAGGGAATATATGAGGCGTTAAACATCGCATATGATGCTGATTTAGTATTATCTATAGGTTCATCATTAACCGTCTATCCAGCCAATTTAATTCCTCAAGTTGTAAAGGAACATGGGGGAAAATTAATCATTATAAATATGGAGGAGACACCTCTAGATGAAATTGCAGATATCGTCATAAGGGATAGAGTGGAAGAAGTATTGCCATGCATTGTAGAAAATGTGAAGAAGTTAATAGGTTAG
- a CDS encoding P-loop NTPase has translation MLNDVRDYAIKKRLQNISKVILVGSGKGGVGKSTIAVALSLALKDVGYEVGLLDADIHGPTDAILLSVKGQLSGDRDGISPYVKYGIKVMSIGAFSEGEPLVSYGKAKIGLIKDMLAYVNWGKLDYLVVDLPPGIGDEVLGITRYARGKLNGVVVTTPGISVPVVQRFINFLKGEGIPISLVIINMAYINCDGKNISLFGNEDVLFEYPSVKIPLIVGGNKINEIKNTLLSFINYVR, from the coding sequence ATGTTGAATGATGTGAGAGATTACGCTATTAAAAAGAGACTTCAAAATATATCAAAAGTAATTTTAGTGGGAAGTGGAAAAGGAGGTGTTGGTAAAAGTACAATAGCTGTAGCATTATCCTTAGCCTTAAAAGATGTAGGATATGAAGTTGGATTATTAGATGCGGACATTCACGGTCCCACTGACGCTATATTACTTTCAGTAAAAGGACAGCTATCTGGAGATAGAGATGGGATTTCCCCTTATGTTAAGTATGGTATAAAGGTTATGAGCATAGGAGCTTTCAGTGAGGGAGAACCACTGGTATCTTATGGTAAGGCTAAAATTGGACTAATTAAGGATATGTTAGCTTACGTTAACTGGGGGAAGTTAGATTATTTAGTAGTGGATTTGCCTCCAGGTATTGGGGATGAAGTACTGGGAATTACCAGATATGCTAGAGGTAAATTAAATGGAGTTGTAGTGACAACTCCCGGCATCTCAGTTCCAGTAGTTCAAAGATTTATAAATTTCCTTAAAGGAGAAGGAATACCAATATCATTAGTAATTATAAATATGGCTTATATTAATTGTGATGGAAAAAATATTAGTCTCTTCGGTAATGAAGACGTATTATTTGAGTATCCCTCAGTTAAAATACCGTTAATAGTTGGAGGTAACAAAATCAACGAGATCAAAAACACGTTACTTAGTTTTATTAATTACGTACGATAA
- a CDS encoding hydrogenase/urease maturation nickel metallochaperone HypA: MHEGSLAYSTATALIEYAKEHNIKRATKVEIGIGELTMIDEEIYKNWLIEMLKGSPYDSAEIRLVKEPVRFKCNICNYSWSLDEVKEKVIENICKEIVDCDTPIHYLPEIAQAYVTCPKCNSRDFEIISGEGIIIRSINYVE, translated from the coding sequence ATGCATGAGGGCTCCTTAGCGTATAGTACAGCTACAGCGTTAATAGAATATGCAAAAGAACACAATATTAAAAGAGCTACAAAAGTAGAAATAGGTATAGGAGAGTTAACGATGATAGATGAAGAAATTTATAAAAATTGGCTTATCGAGATGCTAAAAGGCTCTCCATACGATAGTGCGGAAATTAGACTAGTTAAAGAGCCTGTAAGGTTTAAATGTAACATATGTAATTACAGCTGGTCCCTTGACGAGGTTAAAGAGAAGGTTATCGAAAATATTTGTAAGGAGATTGTAGATTGTGATACTCCTATCCATTATTTACCAGAAATAGCACAAGCCTATGTTACTTGCCCAAAATGCAATAGTAGGGATTTCGAAATTATTAGCGGAGAAGGAATAATAATAAGGTCGATTAATTATGTTGAATGA
- the hypF gene encoding carbamoyltransferase HypF has product MIYAYRIIVSGIVQGVGFRPFIYRIAHKSGVKGYVKNLGGSEVEILIQGSNENVSKFFSLLFQELPYPARLENIYVEETQPSDFSDFIIMKSDKIISKPSVIPPDFAVCDECLREVLDPKNPRRYRYAFNSCAYCGPRFSMMYRVPYDRENTSMNTFPLCEHCKREYYDPNDIRRFDAQGISCKLCGPKLYLESVNGERIEDEDLIRVAGKLLKEGYILAVKGIGGFHIAALATDDDTILRLRERKRRPNQPFAIMVQSIEVAKKYVHVSEFEETILRSPERPIILLKKREPYELSKYVSPGLDREGIFLFYTPLHYLLLDEIPEKLLIMTSGNIHGFPMCRSEDCVRSKLRGVVDFILYHDREIVNRVDDSVVRVSNGRLMMIRRGRGYAPHWIKIPIKLKNPVIAVGAELQNAGAIGFDDKVIMTQYIGDTDNYETLRELEDSLMFFLSAYNLRPKIVIADKNPAYQSTYLAEKLADKFSARLIQVQHHYAHVISAAIDNGYTEGVGIAIDGIGYGDDGNGWGGEIIQFNLNEYKRTHHLEYVPYIGGDLNAIYPGRMLILFLSKILSKDEILEIYKRKNLFLKNGEKELKALLNITKEKKYLKTSSLGRVLDAVAAYLNICNYRTYEGEPAMKLEAVARGGKLLDLEIPIVNEEIKTSKIFQWLIEVEGKYSINDIAFTVQYELGRALIKTALKSNPKRVFVSGGAAVNEYILKGIMDNSEGIEIITPKRVPAGDGGIALGQVGFISFIEDGV; this is encoded by the coding sequence GTGATATATGCTTATAGGATTATAGTATCTGGAATAGTCCAGGGTGTGGGATTTAGACCATTCATTTATAGAATTGCCCATAAATCTGGAGTTAAGGGATACGTAAAAAATTTAGGAGGGAGCGAGGTAGAAATTCTAATTCAAGGTAGTAATGAAAATGTTTCTAAATTTTTTTCCTTATTGTTTCAAGAATTACCTTATCCTGCAAGATTAGAAAATATCTACGTGGAGGAGACTCAGCCTTCTGACTTCTCAGACTTCATCATAATGAAAAGTGATAAAATAATCTCAAAACCAAGTGTAATCCCCCCAGATTTTGCGGTCTGTGATGAGTGCTTGAGAGAAGTTTTAGATCCTAAAAATCCTAGGAGATATAGGTACGCTTTCAATAGCTGTGCTTATTGTGGTCCGAGATTTTCTATGATGTATAGAGTTCCATATGATAGAGAAAATACCTCAATGAATACCTTCCCATTGTGTGAACATTGTAAAAGAGAGTATTATGATCCTAATGATATAAGGAGATTTGACGCTCAAGGTATTAGTTGTAAATTATGCGGACCTAAGCTATATTTAGAGTCCGTTAATGGTGAGAGAATTGAAGATGAGGATCTTATTAGGGTTGCTGGAAAATTGTTAAAAGAGGGTTATATTTTAGCTGTGAAGGGGATAGGAGGATTTCATATTGCAGCATTAGCTACTGATGACGATACAATATTAAGGTTGAGGGAAAGAAAGAGAAGACCTAATCAGCCTTTCGCAATAATGGTTCAATCTATTGAAGTAGCTAAGAAATATGTTCATGTTAGTGAATTTGAGGAGACTATACTAAGATCTCCAGAAAGACCAATAATTTTACTTAAAAAAAGAGAACCTTACGAATTATCTAAATACGTATCGCCAGGATTAGATAGGGAAGGAATCTTCTTATTTTACACTCCTCTTCATTATCTCTTGTTAGATGAAATTCCAGAGAAATTGCTCATAATGACTAGTGGTAATATTCACGGATTTCCTATGTGTAGAAGTGAGGATTGTGTAAGAAGCAAATTGCGGGGCGTTGTTGATTTTATTTTATATCATGATAGAGAAATTGTAAATAGAGTTGATGATAGTGTAGTTAGAGTTTCTAACGGAAGGTTAATGATGATAAGAAGGGGGAGGGGATATGCACCCCATTGGATAAAAATACCTATTAAATTAAAAAATCCCGTAATTGCAGTAGGTGCTGAATTGCAAAACGCCGGAGCAATAGGCTTTGATGATAAGGTTATCATGACTCAATATATTGGGGATACCGATAATTATGAAACTTTAAGAGAGTTAGAGGATAGCTTAATGTTCTTTTTATCTGCATATAATTTAAGACCTAAAATCGTAATAGCAGATAAGAATCCAGCATATCAATCCACATATTTAGCAGAGAAACTAGCTGATAAGTTTTCAGCAAGGTTAATCCAAGTTCAGCACCATTACGCTCATGTGATATCAGCAGCGATCGATAACGGTTATACTGAAGGAGTAGGTATTGCAATTGATGGTATTGGATACGGCGATGATGGAAACGGATGGGGAGGTGAAATAATACAATTCAATTTAAATGAGTATAAAAGGACTCATCACTTAGAATACGTCCCATATATCGGAGGAGATTTAAACGCAATCTATCCTGGACGTATGTTAATATTATTTCTATCAAAAATATTAAGTAAAGATGAGATACTTGAAATATATAAAAGGAAAAATCTTTTCCTTAAGAACGGCGAAAAGGAGCTAAAGGCTCTACTTAATATTACGAAGGAAAAGAAATATTTAAAGACCTCTAGCCTTGGGAGGGTCTTAGATGCTGTTGCTGCTTATCTTAATATTTGTAATTATAGAACATATGAAGGAGAACCTGCTATGAAATTGGAGGCTGTTGCTAGAGGGGGTAAACTTTTGGACCTAGAAATACCTATAGTAAATGAAGAGATTAAAACTTCGAAAATTTTCCAATGGCTAATTGAAGTTGAGGGAAAGTATTCCATAAATGATATAGCTTTTACAGTTCAATATGAGTTAGGTAGGGCTTTAATTAAGACTGCATTAAAGAGTAATCCTAAAAGGGTATTTGTATCTGGTGGAGCTGCAGTTAACGAGTATATATTAAAGGGTATAATGGATAACTCTGAAGGAATTGAAATAATTACTCCTAAACGCGTACCAGCTGGCGATGGCGGAATAGCTTTAGGACAAGTAGGTTTCATTAGCTTTATAGAAGATGGTGTGTAA
- a CDS encoding HypC/HybG/HupF family hydrogenase formation chaperone encodes MTEFDPYDYAIVGKIVEIINKEEAIVDFNGIKRRVKISLVDAKLNDYVLVHAGYAIKVIDPSQVERELMELLYKLKDL; translated from the coding sequence ATGACAGAATTTGATCCCTATGATTACGCAATAGTAGGTAAAATAGTTGAGATAATAAATAAGGAAGAAGCAATAGTTGACTTTAACGGGATTAAAAGGAGAGTTAAGATATCACTTGTTGATGCTAAATTAAACGATTACGTTTTAGTTCACGCTGGTTATGCTATAAAGGTTATTGATCCGTCCCAGGTTGAAAGAGAATTAATGGAATTATTATACAAGTTAAAAGATCTTTGA
- a CDS encoding hydrogenase maturation protease, with translation MRVLVAGVGNRLMGDDGCGSYIAEALEGAIKGADVIDLGSVGMSAIEVLQNYDIIIIIDAYLSSEKVTVTELNLDFNEDSATSATLDMLFSSSHGLGVDTLLYLLKYIYGFNSVKVILIGCKPYEIEYKIGLSNKLIENIPLIINTIEKTLKAYNIEINIDEFRRKLYNILGAKID, from the coding sequence ATGAGAGTTTTAGTAGCGGGTGTTGGCAATAGGCTAATGGGAGATGACGGCTGTGGTTCCTATATTGCAGAGGCTCTTGAAGGTGCTATTAAAGGTGCTGATGTAATTGATTTAGGTTCAGTAGGAATGTCTGCCATTGAAGTATTGCAGAATTATGATATAATTATTATAATTGACGCATATTTGAGTTCTGAAAAAGTTACAGTAACTGAGTTAAATTTGGACTTTAATGAGGACTCAGCTACTTCGGCTACGTTAGATATGTTATTCTCTAGTTCCCACGGGTTAGGAGTAGATACTTTATTATATTTATTAAAATATATTTATGGCTTTAATTCTGTTAAAGTAATCTTAATAGGCTGTAAGCCTTACGAAATTGAGTATAAGATAGGATTATCTAATAAATTAATTGAGAATATTCCATTAATTATTAATACTATTGAAAAAACATTAAAGGCTTATAATATAGAAATAAATATAGATGAATTTAGGAGGAAATTATATAATATTTTAGGTGCGAAAATTGATTGA
- a CDS encoding nucleotidyltransferase family protein — MSGITPFDLSQMKKIKLEEIFESYLNEAKSIYESCKKEGVKLLLYGSVAIYDTVKSNKDAIDLMKLYRKQGIQDINILVRKEHRDKFKEIIFSMDYFPYIHLEKAMGDIAGMFFKENVVVKAYYMNEMSFNHVIPVDWDQEFKMSPTDLLLSKLQIHKAMDKDYADMAAILLVSNINEDKIISLTSNDWGLWKDTVTNLINLRSFINKITTDEIKNKDLLLPVTATVIRLHGKIMNSPKTPNWKPLPEDAKYWSDF; from the coding sequence ATGTCTGGAATTACACCATTCGATTTATCTCAAATGAAAAAAATTAAATTGGAGGAGATATTTGAATCTTATCTAAATGAGGCTAAGTCAATTTATGAATCTTGCAAAAAGGAAGGAGTTAAGTTGTTACTTTACGGTTCAGTAGCCATATATGATACAGTTAAGTCCAATAAGGACGCAATAGATCTCATGAAATTATACAGAAAACAAGGTATACAAGACATAAATATTTTAGTTAGAAAAGAACATAGGGATAAGTTTAAAGAAATAATATTTAGCATGGACTATTTTCCATATATTCACTTGGAGAAGGCAATGGGAGATATTGCAGGTATGTTCTTTAAAGAAAATGTAGTTGTAAAGGCATATTATATGAATGAGATGTCTTTTAATCATGTAATTCCAGTGGATTGGGATCAAGAATTTAAAATGAGCCCTACGGATCTACTTTTATCAAAACTTCAAATACATAAGGCTATGGATAAGGATTATGCTGACATGGCCGCAATACTTTTAGTTTCCAATATTAATGAGGATAAGATAATTTCATTAACCTCTAATGATTGGGGATTATGGAAGGATACTGTTACTAATCTAATAAATTTAAGAAGCTTTATAAATAAGATTACTACAGATGAGATAAAGAACAAGGACCTACTCTTACCTGTAACAGCTACAGTGATAAGGCTTCACGGGAAAATAATGAATAGTCCTAAAACTCCTAATTGGAAGCCCCTTCCTGAAGATGCTAAATATTGGAGTGATTTCTGA
- a CDS encoding winged helix-turn-helix transcriptional regulator, whose protein sequence is MDCCFKEDKDLCIEYSEELYNLINKKYTYSILAILDKYGKLRFNEILRKIDGLNQRMLSIRLKEMENAKLVKREVETEEPIKVYYSITKEGKAVKNAIQILISIINLMDTKNRNAKLC, encoded by the coding sequence GTGGATTGTTGTTTTAAAGAGGATAAAGATTTGTGTATCGAATACTCAGAAGAATTGTATAATTTAATAAATAAAAAATATACGTACAGTATATTAGCAATATTAGATAAATATGGTAAGCTTAGATTTAATGAAATTTTAAGAAAGATTGATGGGTTGAATCAAAGGATGTTATCTATAAGACTTAAGGAGATGGAGAACGCCAAATTAGTTAAAAGGGAAGTAGAAACTGAAGAACCAATCAAGGTTTATTATAGTATTACAAAAGAGGGAAAGGCTGTAAAGAATGCTATACAGATTTTAATAAGTATAATTAATTTAATGGATACTAAGAATAGGAACGCTAAGTTATGTTAA
- a CDS encoding nickel-dependent hydrogenase large subunit produces MKLHPFEGETNPIDPEEAKERGKYTFTKTARYILNGKIVAPEVGALAMLVNSDDKLALSLVENFGPTTLVRVISRLVRFLKLNEILLNEIDRFEFGKPAFKKYNERKDGYGYGLVEAARGALGHWVVIKGGIIRNYQIVTPTQINMGPEDPYGNLSATQKAIIGTEVEDLNNPVEISHIIRSYDACLVCTVH; encoded by the coding sequence ATGAAATTACATCCGTTTGAAGGGGAAACTAATCCTATTGATCCAGAAGAGGCTAAGGAAAGGGGAAAGTATACCTTTACTAAGACTGCTAGATATATACTTAACGGAAAAATTGTTGCCCCAGAAGTAGGTGCTTTGGCTATGCTTGTAAATTCCGATGATAAATTAGCCTTAAGTTTAGTAGAAAATTTCGGTCCTACAACGCTGGTTAGAGTTATATCTAGACTCGTCAGATTTTTGAAATTAAATGAAATATTACTTAATGAAATAGATAGATTTGAATTTGGAAAACCTGCATTTAAGAAATATAATGAAAGAAAGGACGGCTATGGTTACGGTCTGGTTGAGGCGGCTAGGGGTGCATTAGGGCATTGGGTTGTAATTAAGGGAGGAATAATAAGGAATTATCAAATAGTAACTCCAACTCAAATTAACATGGGTCCAGAAGATCCTTACGGAAACTTAAGCGCAACTCAAAAGGCTATAATAGGTACTGAAGTGGAGGACTTAAATAATCCAGTTGAGATATCTCATATTATTAGATCTTATGATGCTTGTCTAGTTTGTACTGTACATTAA